The following proteins come from a genomic window of Bubalus kerabau isolate K-KA32 ecotype Philippines breed swamp buffalo chromosome 20, PCC_UOA_SB_1v2, whole genome shotgun sequence:
- the FAM107A gene encoding actin-associated protein FAM107A isoform X5, translating to MAQRLGERVRGPTEATGLYRAVLLRSASMYSEIQRERADIGGLMARPEHREWNPELIKPKKLLNPVKASRNHQEMHRELLMNHRRGLGVDSKPELQRVLEHRRRNQLIKKKKEELEAKRLQCPFEQELLRRQQRLNQLEKPPEKEEDHAPEFIKVRENLRRITTLTSGERAL from the exons ATGGCGCAGAGGCTGGGAGAGCGGGTGCGGGGGCCCACTGAGGCCACCGGGCTCTACCGGGCGGTGCTGCTCCGGTCCG CCTCCATGTACTCGGAGATCCAGAGGGAGCGGGCTGACATCGGAGGCCTGATGGCCCGGCCAGAACACAGAGAATGGAACCCAGAGCTCATCAAGCCCAAGAAGCTGCTGAACCCCGTGAAGGCCTCCCGGAACCACCAGGAGATGCACCGCGAGCTGCTCATGAACcacaggag gggcCTGGGCGTGGACAGCAAGCCCGAGCTGCAGCGTGTCCTGGAACACCGCCGGCGGAACCAGCTCAtcaagaagaagaaggaggagctGGAGGCCAAGCGGCTACAGTGCCCCTTTGAGCAGGAGCTGCTGAGACGGCAGCAGAGGCTGAACCAG CTGGAGAAACcaccagaaaaggaagaggacCATGCCCCTGAATTCATTAAAGTCAGGGAAAACCTGCGGAGAATCACCACTTTGACCAGTGGAGAGAGGGCGCTGTAG
- the FAM107A gene encoding actin-associated protein FAM107A isoform X6 has protein sequence MKKGADQQQLSRLLSTAVLSEAVAHPSMYSEIQRERADIGGLMARPEHREWNPELIKPKKLLNPVKASRNHQEMHRELLMNHRRGLGVDSKPELQRVLEHRRRNQLIKKKKEELEAKRLQCPFEQELLRRQQRLNQLEKPPEKEEDHAPEFIKVRENLRRITTLTSGERAL, from the exons ATGAAGAAGGGTGCTGATCAACAGCAGCTGTCACGCCTCCTCAGCACTGCTGTTCTCTCGGAAGCAGTCGCACACC CCTCCATGTACTCGGAGATCCAGAGGGAGCGGGCTGACATCGGAGGCCTGATGGCCCGGCCAGAACACAGAGAATGGAACCCAGAGCTCATCAAGCCCAAGAAGCTGCTGAACCCCGTGAAGGCCTCCCGGAACCACCAGGAGATGCACCGCGAGCTGCTCATGAACcacaggag gggcCTGGGCGTGGACAGCAAGCCCGAGCTGCAGCGTGTCCTGGAACACCGCCGGCGGAACCAGCTCAtcaagaagaagaaggaggagctGGAGGCCAAGCGGCTACAGTGCCCCTTTGAGCAGGAGCTGCTGAGACGGCAGCAGAGGCTGAACCAG CTGGAGAAACcaccagaaaaggaagaggacCATGCCCCTGAATTCATTAAAGTCAGGGAAAACCTGCGGAGAATCACCACTTTGACCAGTGGAGAGAGGGCGCTGTAG
- the FAM107A gene encoding actin-associated protein FAM107A isoform X4 — MYSEIQRERADIGGLMARPEHREWNPELIKPKKLLNPVKASRNHQEMHRELLMNHRRGLGVDSKPELQRVLEHRRRNQLIKKKKEELEAKRLQCPFEQELLRRQQRLNQLEKPPEKEEDHAPEFIKVRENLRRITTLTSGERAL; from the exons ATGTACTCGGAGATCCAGAGGGAGCGGGCTGACATCGGAGGCCTGATGGCCCGGCCAGAACACAGAGAATGGAACCCAGAGCTCATCAAGCCCAAGAAGCTGCTGAACCCCGTGAAGGCCTCCCGGAACCACCAGGAGATGCACCGCGAGCTGCTCATGAACcacaggag gggcCTGGGCGTGGACAGCAAGCCCGAGCTGCAGCGTGTCCTGGAACACCGCCGGCGGAACCAGCTCAtcaagaagaagaaggaggagctGGAGGCCAAGCGGCTACAGTGCCCCTTTGAGCAGGAGCTGCTGAGACGGCAGCAGAGGCTGAACCAG CTGGAGAAACcaccagaaaaggaagaggacCATGCCCCTGAATTCATTAAAGTCAGGGAAAACCTGCGGAGAATCACCACTTTGACCAGTGGAGAGAGGGCGCTGTAG